Proteins found in one Mycobacteriales bacterium genomic segment:
- a CDS encoding tetratricopeptide repeat protein: GAAAPAPADAVEGVRAALRSGRYEEAAAAAVAVVAADPLRADAHYLHGLALANLGRDADALVELRKAVYVDPLAGFAHFLLAGVLARLGDAPGAARSYRAAAETLGRTSDDEAAAELGGRSVAELVELCWQLAGGRG; encoded by the coding sequence GGTGCCGCCGCGCCCGCGCCGGCGGACGCCGTCGAGGGCGTACGGGCGGCGTTGCGGTCCGGCCGGTACGAGGAGGCCGCCGCGGCCGCGGTCGCCGTCGTCGCCGCCGACCCGCTGCGCGCGGACGCGCACTACCTGCACGGCCTCGCGCTCGCGAACCTCGGCCGCGACGCCGACGCGCTGGTCGAGCTCCGCAAGGCCGTCTACGTCGACCCGCTCGCCGGCTTCGCGCACTTCCTGCTCGCGGGCGTGCTGGCGCGGCTCGGCGACGCGCCGGGCGCGGCCCGGTCGTACCGGGCGGCGGCGGAGACCCTGGGACGCACGTCGGACGACGAGGCGGCCGCCGAGCTCGGCGGGCGCAGCGTCGCGGAGCTGGTGGAGCTGTGCTGGCAGCTCGCGGGAGGGCGGGGATGA